Proteins encoded within one genomic window of Hahella chejuensis KCTC 2396:
- a CDS encoding DUF5675 family protein — translation MIEAMMIRDEIHSGCILSTLTVKGATFQILERPWLDNRPKVSCIPAGVYEATFLERSSSGKYKNVYWLQDVPDRTGILIHNGNIVTHTQGCLLIGDRRGWLSGKPAVLNSRSALHVFTELLNREPLRLTIQGEH, via the coding sequence ATGATTGAGGCAATGATGATCCGGGATGAAATTCACTCGGGGTGTATTCTCAGTACGCTGACAGTGAAAGGGGCGACGTTTCAGATCCTTGAGCGGCCCTGGTTAGATAACCGGCCGAAGGTGAGCTGCATTCCTGCTGGCGTTTATGAAGCAACGTTTCTGGAACGCTCCAGCAGCGGCAAGTACAAGAACGTTTACTGGCTGCAGGATGTGCCAGATAGAACCGGCATCCTGATTCACAATGGCAATATTGTCACTCACACACAGGGATGCCTTCTGATTGGCGATCGCCGTGGCTGGCTCTCTGGTAAACCCGCCGTCCTCAACTCCCGCTCAGCCCTCCATGTATTCACCGAACTTCTCAATAGAGAACCACTGCGGCTGACCATTCAAGGGGAACACTAA
- a CDS encoding DUF6127 family protein: protein MTETNLSVPEDILLLRREELDELLDHAAEKGALRVLSHLGLENGHAARDIRELRDLLEAWRDARRTAWRTLVKAMTTGLLAAFLVGAAIKLKLFQS from the coding sequence ATGACGGAGACGAATCTCTCTGTGCCCGAAGATATCCTGCTGTTGCGGCGGGAAGAACTGGACGAACTACTCGATCATGCGGCGGAAAAAGGCGCCTTGCGCGTGCTATCTCATCTTGGCTTGGAGAACGGTCATGCCGCTCGCGACATCAGAGAACTACGAGACTTGCTTGAAGCTTGGCGCGATGCTCGACGCACTGCCTGGCGCACGCTGGTGAAAGCCATGACGACCGGGCTGTTAGCGGCATTTTTGGTCGGTGCGGCGATTAAGTTGAAACTGTTTCAGTCTTGA
- a CDS encoding DUF2793 domain-containing protein — MSARTDPNLGLNYGWSTGESGWAAGMDANLKRLGALVGLSVKGRHTSAPPATAQEGDRYLIPVNATGEWENKAGQVAVRIQNAWDYYTPQTGWLCFVEEEARLCAYTGTDWSAGVSL, encoded by the coding sequence ATGTCTGCACGTACTGACCCCAATCTTGGATTGAACTACGGTTGGAGCACGGGGGAGTCGGGATGGGCCGCGGGGATGGACGCCAACCTTAAACGCCTTGGCGCGTTGGTGGGCCTATCCGTGAAGGGGCGACATACAAGCGCTCCACCTGCTACCGCCCAAGAGGGCGATCGTTATCTGATTCCCGTCAATGCGACCGGGGAATGGGAGAACAAGGCCGGACAGGTCGCCGTCCGTATTCAAAACGCCTGGGACTATTACACACCTCAAACGGGATGGCTGTGCTTTGTGGAAGAGGAAGCTAGGCTTTGCGCTTATACCGGAACGGATTGGAGCGCTGGCGTCTCGCTCTGA